One window of Gloeothece citriformis PCC 7424 genomic DNA carries:
- a CDS encoding PAS domain S-box protein: MAKLDLFRTQFQILTHQAERLKNKLWNFGFGLALLLLLGAAIGFYLAISQLKKEQHCVEHTYKVIEQIDNILFEINNAERGRRGYILTQDSIYLKTYEYGIKQTQKAVDNLQRLTVNSPQQQENLKTLKSLIQQRLLLSQQSLNLLKEQSLDKLIQIQLTHRGKSLQDQIDILLDKMERSERQVLWQRQQMTSNRIYQITFIVGVGYFLSFSLLLIIYRQLKQEIHHRQKAEQNLSQINEQLETRIENRTLELTQLNIILKNEIEERKQLEHLLRESEERFRQAIFEAPLPIIIHAEDGEILQINWAWSEISGYQPEQIPTLSAWTEKVYGENHQVIRAYIRQLFQLNQRVAEGEFTLTNRQGKTLIWDFYSAPLKTLFDGRKVRITMALDVTQRKQAELALYASERRYSTLSELAPVGIFRSDSQGNCIYVNQKWCQITGLTPEQALGTGWISSLHPEDRQRVITQWNYCLSHQTLFSSEYRFQDLQGEITWVVGQAIAETTPKGEIIGYIGTLTDITARKHTEQALSTAKAELEIRVEERTAELKDSNEKLQQELAEKQKTQIILAEQAQLLDLAHDVIMSRDLKGMILFWNQGAEKVYGFSKTEALGHNSHALLKTQFPEPIKTIFTRLFADNYWEGELIQHKRDGQKIIVASRWVLQRDQRGKPSKILEINNDITARKQAEEALQQNEAKFRSLCESSPIGIFLTDTQGQILYTNPRYLEIAGANAKDVLGEGWKQFIHPEDHETIISDWSANLGQQQNSFYPEIRFHHKNGPIRYGNIYTSAIFTENGQLTGFVGTVEDITERRQIEQMKKDFISVVSHELRTPLTAIHGSLGLLAAGVYDNKPEKGKKMIHIAATQTDRLVRLVNDILDLGRLESGNLQLVMKSCQTATLMQQAVEVMRPKAEENQVTLSVIPLDVFVWADFDAIIQTLTNLLSNAIKFSPPNSTIVVKAELMSIDDNIKVWQKKTPSLALLPSPYVLFQVQDQGRGIPVDKLSLIFEKFQQIDTSDSREKGGTGLGLAICRTIIEQHKGQIWAESVLGKGSIFYFTLPVPPDC; encoded by the coding sequence ATGGCAAAACTAGACTTATTCCGAACTCAATTCCAAATCTTGACCCATCAAGCAGAAAGATTAAAAAACAAATTATGGAATTTTGGATTTGGGTTAGCCTTATTGTTATTATTAGGGGCAGCAATTGGATTTTATCTAGCCATTTCTCAATTGAAAAAAGAACAACACTGTGTTGAACATACCTATAAAGTAATTGAACAAATTGATAATATTTTATTTGAGATCAATAATGCAGAACGGGGACGAAGAGGATATATTCTTACTCAAGATTCTATCTATCTAAAAACTTATGAATACGGCATTAAGCAAACTCAAAAAGCCGTTGATAATTTACAAAGATTAACGGTTAATTCGCCTCAACAACAGGAGAATCTTAAAACTCTAAAAAGCTTAATCCAACAGCGTTTACTCCTCTCTCAACAATCTTTAAATTTATTGAAAGAACAATCTTTAGACAAGTTGATTCAAATTCAGTTGACCCATAGAGGAAAAAGTCTTCAAGATCAAATAGATATTTTATTAGATAAAATGGAACGCTCAGAGCGACAAGTCCTATGGCAGCGACAACAAATGACCTCAAATAGAATTTATCAAATAACTTTTATAGTTGGAGTTGGCTACTTTTTAAGTTTTAGTCTTTTATTAATTATTTATCGTCAGCTTAAACAAGAAATTCACCATCGTCAAAAAGCCGAACAAAATTTATCTCAAATTAATGAACAATTAGAAACCCGCATTGAAAACCGAACTTTGGAGTTAACCCAATTAAATATTATTCTCAAAAATGAAATAGAAGAACGCAAACAGCTAGAACACTTATTACGAGAAAGTGAAGAACGGTTTCGTCAAGCTATTTTTGAAGCTCCTTTACCGATTATAATCCATGCAGAAGACGGAGAAATTTTGCAGATTAACTGGGCTTGGTCAGAAATTTCCGGTTATCAACCCGAACAAATTCCCACCCTTTCCGCTTGGACTGAAAAAGTTTATGGAGAAAATCATCAAGTCATTCGGGCATATATTCGCCAATTGTTCCAGTTAAATCAAAGAGTAGCAGAAGGAGAATTTACTTTAACGAATCGTCAAGGGAAAACCCTCATTTGGGATTTTTACTCTGCTCCCTTAAAAACTCTCTTCGATGGGCGCAAAGTCAGAATTACCATGGCCTTAGATGTCACCCAACGTAAACAAGCTGAATTAGCCCTCTATGCGAGTGAACGCCGCTACTCAACTTTATCAGAATTAGCTCCTGTGGGAATTTTTCGGAGTGATTCTCAAGGCAATTGTATTTATGTCAATCAAAAATGGTGTCAGATCACGGGTTTAACCCCAGAACAAGCTTTAGGAACGGGTTGGATTTCTAGTTTACATCCCGAAGATCGTCAGAGGGTAATTACTCAGTGGAATTACTGTCTATCTCATCAGACCCTCTTTTCCTCAGAATATCGCTTTCAAGATCTACAGGGCGAAATTACTTGGGTCGTGGGACAAGCGATCGCAGAAACCACCCCTAAAGGAGAAATTATTGGTTATATTGGCACACTTACCGATATTACCGCCCGAAAACACACTGAACAAGCACTCTCAACCGCTAAAGCTGAACTAGAAATAAGAGTCGAAGAACGTACCGCAGAACTAAAAGACTCTAATGAAAAACTACAACAAGAACTAGCAGAAAAACAAAAAACCCAAATTATTCTTGCTGAACAAGCGCAACTATTAGATTTAGCCCATGATGTAATTATGAGTCGTGATTTAAAGGGTATGATTTTATTTTGGAATCAAGGGGCAGAAAAAGTCTATGGATTTTCTAAAACAGAAGCGTTAGGGCACAATAGTCATGCTTTATTAAAAACTCAATTTCCTGAACCAATAAAGACTATTTTTACTCGTTTATTTGCTGATAACTATTGGGAAGGAGAACTCATTCAACACAAGCGAGACGGCCAAAAAATTATTGTTGCTAGTCGTTGGGTACTACAACGGGATCAAAGGGGAAAACCAAGCAAAATTTTAGAAATTAATAATGATATTACCGCCAGAAAACAAGCAGAAGAAGCCCTACAACAAAATGAAGCTAAGTTTCGGTCTTTATGTGAATCTTCCCCAATTGGTATCTTTTTAACCGATACTCAAGGACAAATTTTATATACCAATCCACGCTATCTAGAAATTGCCGGAGCAAATGCAAAAGATGTTTTAGGAGAAGGGTGGAAACAATTTATTCATCCAGAAGATCATGAAACCATTATCTCTGATTGGAGTGCTAATTTAGGACAACAACAGAATAGTTTTTATCCTGAAATTCGATTTCATCACAAAAATGGCCCTATTCGCTATGGCAACATTTACACCTCGGCGATTTTTACCGAAAATGGTCAATTAACGGGTTTTGTCGGCACAGTAGAAGATATTACAGAACGTCGTCAGATAGAACAGATGAAAAAAGATTTTATTTCTGTTGTCAGTCATGAATTAAGGACTCCATTAACCGCAATTCATGGATCATTAGGGTTATTAGCCGCCGGAGTTTATGACAATAAACCCGAAAAAGGGAAAAAAATGATCCACATTGCAGCCACTCAAACCGATCGCTTAGTGAGGTTAGTCAATGATATTTTGGATTTAGGGCGTTTAGAATCTGGTAATCTTCAGCTTGTCATGAAATCATGTCAGACGGCGACTTTGATGCAGCAAGCGGTAGAAGTGATGCGGCCTAAAGCAGAAGAAAACCAAGTTACCTTATCGGTTATCCCTCTTGATGTTTTCGTCTGGGCTGATTTTGATGCCATTATTCAAACTCTGACCAATTTATTAAGCAATGCCATCAAATTTTCTCCCCCCAATAGCACCATTGTCGTTAAAGCAGAATTGATGAGCATAGATGATAATATAAAAGTATGGCAGAAAAAAACACCTTCTTTGGCCTTACTTCCTAGCCCTTATGTTCTTTTTCAAGTTCAAGATCAAGGACGAGGGATTCCAGTTGATAAATTATCACTCATTTTTGAAAAATTTCAACAAATTGATACCTCTGATTCCAGAGAAAAAGGAGGAACAGGATTAGGATTAGCTATCTGTCGCACTATTATTGAACAACATAAAGGGCAAATTTGGGCAGAAAGTGTATTAGGAAAAGGAAGTATATTTTACTTTACCTTACCTGTACCACCTGATTGTTAA
- a CDS encoding response regulator, whose product MSQKKILVIDDDEAIQEVVQGCLEELAQWEVITASSGEEGLQIASSIPVDGILLDVFMTGMDGLETWKKLQENPVTKDIPVILLTARVQPSETAYFSQLGVTRVLVKPFNPLTLAARVAQLFEWDEV is encoded by the coding sequence ATGAGCCAAAAAAAAATTTTAGTGATTGATGACGATGAAGCCATCCAAGAAGTTGTACAGGGTTGTTTAGAAGAATTAGCCCAGTGGGAAGTGATAACCGCCAGTTCCGGAGAAGAAGGCTTACAAATTGCTAGTTCTATCCCCGTTGATGGAATTTTATTAGATGTTTTTATGACCGGAATGGATGGCTTAGAAACCTGGAAAAAACTGCAAGAAAATCCTGTGACTAAAGATATTCCTGTAATTTTATTAACCGCTAGAGTACAGCCATCAGAAACCGCTTATTTTTCCCAATTAGGGGTAACTAGAGTCTTAGTTAAACCCTTTAATCCTCTTACTCTAGCGGCGCGAGTCGCCCAATTATTTGAATGGGATGAAGTTTAA
- the trpE gene encoding anthranilate synthase component I: protein MISPTFAEFESLAKQGNFIPVYREWIADLETPVSAWYKVCAGEEYSFLLESVEGGETIGRYSFLGCEPMWVLEARGNTTTQTYRNGNIERFEGNPFEILSSCIDPIKPVKLPQLPPGIGGLFGYWGYELIRWIEPRVPIGEATEKDLPDGIWMQVDNLIIFDQVKRKIWAIAYGDLRDETVSLEEAYQQACDRVTKLVLKLQFPLPAEGKTLELSTNKNDNAQELEYQSNTSKEQFCTNVLKAKDYIRAGDIFQVVLSQRLSAPYKGHPFDLYRSLRLINPSPYMGFYQFKDWQIIGSSPEVMVKAELNENKTLKATLRPIAGTRPRGKTLAEDLAFEKDLLQDPKEIAEHIMLVDLGRNDLGRVCMKGTVKVDQLMVIERYSHVMHIVSNVVGELAPHKTAWDLLKACFPAGTVSGAPKIRAMEIIQELEPERRGPYSGVYGYYDFEGQLNSAITIRTMIVRPVSANQYIVSVQAGAGLVADSIPEKEYEETLNKARGLLEAIRSLK from the coding sequence ATGATCTCGCCAACATTTGCTGAATTTGAATCCTTAGCCAAACAAGGTAACTTTATCCCAGTTTATCGAGAATGGATTGCTGATCTAGAAACACCGGTGTCAGCTTGGTATAAAGTCTGTGCCGGAGAGGAATATAGTTTTCTTTTAGAATCAGTAGAAGGAGGAGAAACCATCGGGCGCTACAGTTTTTTAGGCTGTGAACCGATGTGGGTGTTGGAAGCGAGAGGAAATACCACGACTCAAACCTATCGCAATGGGAACATTGAACGTTTTGAAGGGAATCCGTTTGAAATTCTCTCTAGTTGTATAGACCCGATTAAACCGGTCAAATTACCCCAACTTCCTCCAGGTATTGGCGGATTATTCGGTTATTGGGGGTATGAGTTAATTCGCTGGATAGAACCGCGAGTCCCTATCGGTGAAGCTACGGAGAAGGATTTACCCGATGGGATTTGGATGCAAGTGGATAATTTGATTATTTTTGATCAAGTTAAACGGAAAATCTGGGCAATTGCTTACGGGGATTTACGGGATGAAACCGTGAGTTTAGAAGAAGCTTATCAACAAGCCTGCGATCGCGTTACCAAGTTAGTGTTAAAATTACAGTTTCCTCTGCCGGCAGAAGGGAAAACCCTGGAATTATCGACAAACAAAAACGACAATGCTCAAGAGTTAGAGTATCAAAGTAATACCTCTAAAGAACAATTTTGTACTAATGTCCTCAAAGCCAAAGATTATATCCGTGCCGGAGACATTTTTCAGGTGGTTTTATCCCAACGTCTGAGCGCTCCTTATAAAGGGCATCCTTTCGATTTATACCGCTCTCTGCGACTGATTAACCCTTCCCCATATATGGGTTTTTATCAATTCAAAGATTGGCAAATTATTGGGTCATCTCCTGAAGTGATGGTCAAAGCGGAACTCAATGAAAATAAAACCCTCAAAGCCACATTACGCCCCATTGCCGGCACTAGACCTAGGGGAAAAACCCTTGCAGAAGATTTAGCCTTTGAGAAAGATTTATTACAAGATCCTAAAGAAATTGCCGAACACATCATGTTAGTCGATTTAGGCCGCAATGATTTAGGACGGGTGTGTATGAAGGGAACGGTTAAAGTCGATCAATTAATGGTGATTGAGCGCTATTCCCATGTGATGCACATCGTTAGTAATGTAGTGGGAGAATTAGCCCCCCATAAAACAGCTTGGGATTTATTAAAAGCCTGTTTTCCCGCCGGAACCGTTAGTGGCGCTCCCAAAATACGAGCGATGGAAATTATTCAAGAATTAGAACCGGAACGTAGAGGCCCCTATTCTGGAGTTTATGGATATTACGATTTTGAAGGTCAGCTTAACAGTGCCATCACCATTCGGACAATGATAGTTCGTCCTGTGAGTGCCAATCAATACATTGTTTCTGTTCAAGCGGGAGCCGGATTAGTGGCTGATTCAATTCCCGAAAAAGAATACGAGGAAACACTGAATAAAGCGAGGGGTTTATTAGAAGCAATTCGTTCTTTAAAGTGA
- a CDS encoding photosystem I reaction center subunit II PsaD: MTELTGKPPKFGGSTGGLLSKAKLEEKYAITWTSPKEQVFEMPTGGAAIMNEGDNILYLSRKEQCLALGGQFRTQFKPKIENFKIYRIFPNGEVEYLHPADGVFPEKVNEGRSYFGKKDRKIGNNPEPATLKFSGKKPYDV; encoded by the coding sequence ATGACAGAACTTACTGGAAAACCTCCTAAATTTGGTGGTAGCACCGGTGGCTTACTCTCAAAAGCTAAACTGGAAGAAAAATACGCCATCACCTGGACTAGCCCCAAAGAGCAAGTATTTGAAATGCCGACTGGTGGGGCAGCCATCATGAATGAAGGAGATAACATCCTTTATTTATCTCGTAAGGAACAATGTCTTGCCCTAGGGGGTCAGTTCCGCACTCAATTTAAGCCAAAAATCGAAAATTTTAAGATTTATCGCATTTTCCCCAATGGAGAAGTCGAATATCTTCATCCGGCTGATGGGGTGTTCCCTGAAAAAGTGAACGAAGGGCGCTCCTATTTCGGTAAGAAAGATAGAAAAATTGGCAATAACCCCGAACCCGCTACCCTGAAATTCTCAGGCAAGAAACCTTACGACGTATAA
- the ldpA gene encoding circadian clock protein LdpA codes for MNNLYFPWHALKEGHWFKLICGASFQDLPTIRSLTLAYTLAGADCIDVAADPAVIRAALEGLLVARQLSEEATKQGFLRVGSPWLMVSVNDAEDPHFRKAEFDATQCPSECLRPCEGSCPAQAISFEGVIDSRCYGCGRCIPVCPSQLIMARSYVSTPTAIAPLIQQMGIDALEIHTQVGHEQDFIRLWNAIAPWSDHLKLLAISCQEHEDLIEYLRFLYDLISPLKCPLIWQTDGRPMSGDIGQGTTHPAIKMAQKVLQANLPGYVQLAGGTNHYTVTKLRQMDLLNPNRAESNREIVPNLRTKPDKSAFVSGIAYGSYARSLLLPILGQLDTTHSSNHNLENHPELLWSAVKQAYSLVAPLKRLTPLPVNR; via the coding sequence GTGAACAATCTGTATTTTCCTTGGCACGCTCTTAAAGAGGGTCATTGGTTCAAGCTCATTTGTGGAGCAAGTTTCCAAGACCTTCCCACCATTCGGAGTCTCACTTTGGCTTATACCCTAGCCGGTGCAGACTGTATCGATGTGGCAGCCGATCCCGCAGTGATTCGAGCCGCATTAGAGGGGCTTTTAGTCGCCCGTCAGCTATCAGAGGAGGCAACAAAACAAGGATTTTTAAGAGTTGGATCACCTTGGTTAATGGTGAGTGTCAATGACGCAGAAGATCCCCATTTTCGTAAAGCAGAATTTGATGCGACTCAATGTCCCTCTGAGTGTCTTCGTCCCTGTGAAGGGAGTTGTCCGGCACAAGCGATCTCCTTTGAGGGAGTGATCGATTCCCGATGTTACGGCTGTGGTCGCTGTATTCCAGTCTGTCCCAGTCAATTAATCATGGCTCGTTCCTATGTGTCAACCCCAACGGCGATCGCCCCTCTGATCCAACAGATGGGAATTGATGCCCTGGAAATTCACACCCAAGTCGGCCATGAGCAAGATTTTATCCGACTCTGGAATGCGATCGCGCCCTGGAGTGATCACCTCAAACTCCTGGCCATTAGCTGTCAGGAACACGAGGACTTAATCGAGTATCTCCGCTTCCTCTATGACCTGATTTCTCCCTTGAAATGCCCCTTAATATGGCAAACCGACGGTCGTCCCATGAGTGGGGATATCGGTCAAGGAACAACCCACCCAGCGATTAAAATGGCGCAAAAAGTTCTCCAGGCCAATTTACCCGGTTATGTCCAACTGGCCGGCGGGACTAACCATTATACAGTAACAAAACTCCGACAAATGGATCTGTTAAACCCAAACCGGGCAGAGTCTAATCGGGAAATCGTGCCAAATTTAAGAACAAAACCGGATAAATCTGCCTTTGTCTCCGGCATTGCTTATGGAAGTTATGCCCGTTCCCTCTTGTTGCCCATTCTGGGGCAATTAGACACAACTCATTCCTCTAATCATAACCTGGAAAATCATCCTGAATTACTTTGGAGTGCGGTTAAACAAGCTTACTCCCTGGTTGCTCCCTTAAAAAGGTTAACCCCTCTGCCGGTGAATCGTTAA
- a CDS encoding R3H domain-containing nucleic acid-binding protein, producing MLDPKTNNFSKLKILKKKPLLLMPQTFPSHRMQITDDLNQLLDILPPQIHSIIEQHPNRNQLVEVVMDLGRLPEARFSQGAIDLGNTPVSKEDLQHCINRVGSFSGDNRAGIERTLHRISAIRNRTGEIIGLTCRIGRAIFGTIAMIEDLVETGQSILMLGRPGVGKTTALREIARVLADDYNKRVVIIDTSNEIAGDGDIPHPAIGRARRMQVARPELQHQVMIEAVENHMPEVIVIDEIGTELEALAARTIAERGVQLVGTAHGNRIDNLIKNPTLSDLVGGIQAVTLGDEEARRRGSQKTVLERKAPPTFEIAVEMLERQRWVVHEDVAETVDNLLRGREPILQIRTVDENGEVQITSEQPQTHAPSSLSKSVTSVAPDRPTGWRASGRMTPVTPLGTTHKNGKTLDFDRMLEQSWLHQEPVTEKVRTPGPNGEDLPVYVYPYGISRSQLDQVVELLNLPVAVTKDLKEADAVLALRSHVKNHSKLRQIAKGQQIPIYGIKSNTIPQISRGLQRLLGIDDPKLPEAFDLRLFTQGGNDDEIEALEEARLAVEQIVIPTGQPVELLPRSAKIRKMQHELVEHYRLQSDSFGEEPNRRLRIYPA from the coding sequence ATGTTAGACCCCAAAACAAACAACTTTTCAAAACTTAAAATTTTAAAGAAAAAACCTTTGTTATTAATGCCACAAACATTTCCTTCCCACCGGATGCAGATTACAGACGATTTAAATCAATTACTTGACATTTTGCCCCCCCAGATTCACTCTATTATTGAGCAGCATCCAAACCGGAATCAGTTAGTAGAAGTCGTAATGGATTTGGGAAGGCTACCCGAAGCCCGTTTTTCACAGGGAGCGATCGATTTAGGAAATACTCCCGTTTCTAAGGAAGATTTACAACATTGTATTAATCGGGTAGGTAGCTTTAGCGGCGACAACCGAGCCGGAATTGAGCGAACCTTACACCGAATTAGTGCCATTCGCAACCGAACCGGAGAAATTATTGGCTTAACCTGTCGGATTGGACGAGCTATTTTTGGCACGATCGCTATGATAGAGGATTTGGTAGAAACCGGTCAATCAATTCTCATGTTGGGTCGTCCTGGGGTCGGAAAAACTACTGCCCTACGAGAAATTGCTAGGGTATTAGCCGATGATTATAATAAGCGGGTAGTCATCATCGATACGTCTAATGAAATTGCCGGCGATGGGGATATTCCGCATCCGGCCATCGGTCGCGCCCGACGAATGCAGGTCGCTCGTCCTGAATTACAACATCAAGTGATGATTGAGGCAGTGGAAAACCATATGCCAGAAGTGATTGTTATTGATGAAATTGGGACAGAATTAGAAGCTTTAGCCGCCCGAACCATTGCCGAACGGGGCGTTCAATTAGTAGGAACGGCACACGGAAATCGCATCGACAATTTAATTAAAAACCCGACTCTTTCTGATTTAGTAGGCGGTATTCAAGCGGTAACGTTGGGGGATGAAGAAGCCCGTCGTCGAGGGTCACAAAAAACCGTTTTAGAACGAAAAGCCCCCCCTACCTTTGAAATAGCCGTAGAAATGTTAGAGCGGCAACGCTGGGTCGTCCATGAAGATGTGGCCGAAACCGTTGATAATTTATTGCGGGGAAGAGAACCTATCCTGCAAATTAGAACGGTAGATGAAAATGGGGAAGTGCAAATTACCTCCGAACAACCCCAAACACACGCTCCGAGTTCTCTAAGCAAAAGTGTAACTTCTGTTGCCCCCGATCGTCCGACAGGATGGAGAGCATCAGGGAGAATGACCCCGGTAACTCCCCTAGGAACAACTCATAAAAACGGGAAAACCTTAGATTTTGACCGGATGTTAGAGCAGTCTTGGCTGCACCAAGAACCGGTGACTGAAAAAGTGAGGACTCCTGGGCCCAATGGGGAAGATTTGCCGGTCTATGTGTATCCTTATGGGATCAGTCGGTCTCAATTAGATCAGGTGGTTGAATTATTAAACTTACCTGTAGCGGTAACCAAAGATTTGAAAGAGGCAGACGCGGTTTTAGCCTTACGCTCCCATGTGAAAAATCATTCTAAGCTCCGTCAAATTGCTAAAGGACAACAAATTCCTATTTATGGCATTAAGTCTAATACTATTCCCCAAATTTCTAGAGGGTTACAACGCCTTTTAGGAATAGACGATCCAAAATTACCCGAAGCGTTTGACTTACGATTATTTACTCAGGGGGGTAATGATGATGAAATTGAAGCCCTAGAAGAAGCCCGGTTAGCCGTTGAACAAATTGTTATTCCTACAGGTCAACCGGTTGAGTTGCTCCCTCGTTCTGCTAAAATTCGCAAAATGCAGCACGAATTAGTCGAACATTATCGCTTACAATCTGATAGTTTTGGAGAAGAACCTAACCGCAGATTACGCATTTATCCAGCTTAA
- a CDS encoding M15 family metallopeptidase has translation MKPYQKIPIEENGEPLVPIPLSLFAVESPHPYQKLGADYQGKSPYYIRQGVLQALKKAQTELQQQYPGWKIQIFDAYRPVAVQQFMVDYTFATVLQQKGLKETELSPQQQQDIWQQVYQIWAIPSHNPSTPPPHSTGAALDITLVNEKGNTIDMGGEIDELSDRSHPNYYAKSTIAQEQSYHHNRELLHTVMRGAGFRRHPGEWWHFSLGDQMWAWLYNQEQPKQTIIAYYGRV, from the coding sequence GTGAAACCTTATCAAAAAATTCCCATTGAAGAAAATGGAGAACCTTTAGTTCCTATTCCTCTGAGTTTATTTGCGGTTGAGTCTCCCCATCCCTATCAAAAACTTGGGGCAGACTATCAAGGAAAATCTCCTTATTATATTCGTCAGGGAGTTTTACAAGCTTTAAAAAAAGCACAAACCGAGTTACAGCAACAGTATCCAGGTTGGAAAATTCAAATTTTTGATGCTTATCGACCTGTAGCTGTTCAACAGTTTATGGTAGATTATACTTTTGCTACTGTATTACAACAAAAAGGTTTAAAAGAAACAGAATTATCCCCCCAACAACAACAGGACATTTGGCAACAAGTTTATCAAATTTGGGCTATTCCTAGTCATAATCCTTCTACTCCTCCTCCTCATAGTACCGGGGCAGCGCTGGATATTACTTTAGTGAATGAGAAGGGTAATACTATTGATATGGGAGGTGAAATTGATGAACTTTCCGATCGATCGCATCCCAATTATTATGCTAAGAGTACCATAGCCCAAGAACAATCCTATCACCACAATAGAGAATTATTACATACCGTTATGAGAGGGGCCGGTTTTCGTCGTCATCCGGGGGAATGGTGGCATTTTTCTTTAGGCGATCAAATGTGGGCTTGGTTATATAATCAAGAACAGCCAAAGCAAACAATTATTGCTTATTATGGAAGAGTTTAA
- the petE gene encoding plastocyanin, which yields MLKKLGVLLSAIVLVIASFFVTVTPALAETYTVKMGSDQGLLKFDPPQLTIKAGDTVKWVNNKLAPHNAVFDNSKVPDSVSATKISHKALVFSPGESFTTTFDEPGTYTYYCEPHRGAGMVGTITVE from the coding sequence ATGTTAAAGAAACTTGGTGTTTTACTTTCCGCTATTGTTTTAGTTATTGCTAGCTTTTTCGTAACCGTCACTCCTGCTTTAGCAGAGACTTACACCGTGAAGATGGGATCTGATCAAGGGTTACTCAAATTTGATCCCCCTCAACTCACCATCAAAGCCGGTGATACAGTTAAATGGGTTAACAATAAACTCGCTCCTCACAATGCAGTTTTTGATAACAGCAAAGTTCCCGATAGCGTATCCGCAACTAAAATCTCTCATAAAGCTTTGGTTTTCTCTCCTGGTGAGTCTTTCACCACCACTTTTGATGAACCCGGTACCTATACTTATTACTGCGAACCTCACAGAGGAGCCGGAATGGTAGGCACAATTACTGTTGAATAA